The sequence TGTTTCCCGGCCATGAGTGGTTTTCCAGGCAACTTTGAATGATCCGACGCGGCCCGCTTCCGCATCACCAAGCATTTCTTTCAGCCGGTTCTGGTTCAGGGAAATCTGTTCTTTGAGCTTATCCATGATTTCCGTATCGCTGTTGATGCTGGCAATTAGAGTATCTGCTTCTTCCGGAAGCATGATTTCTTCATCCCGACTGTCAGCATATCTGGCGGCCAATGCCTGGGAGCAGGAAAGGGACCCATCAACTGGCGGTGCGGTTTTCGTCTGCACTAAATCCCAGAATTCTTTTTCTGCCTCAATGAGCGTTTTGATGTCTTCTTCGTTCCGCTCAATCCGCTTCCATTTACTCTCATTCCCTCCCAGCAGAACCGCAATATACCAGTAGTCCGCTCCAGTCACTGCCATGTAGTGTAAGCATTGGCAATAATACGCATCCGGAATTTCATCATCCTTCCATTTCCGGTACTGACTGACCCCAGCAGTCTTGATTTCAAGGCCGGCATTTTCACCAACCACTGTTCTGTCTACGTTGGCCAACATGAACGGGTATTCCCGGTTTTGCAAAGTGCCAAGCCGCTTCACCTTTTTCCCTGTTTCTTCCTGGAACCATTCGGCAATAGCTGGTTCATTCTTTGTGCCCCAGTAAACAAACTGGTTTCCGGATAAATCAGGTGGTTCTGCCTGCCCG is a genomic window of Veillonellaceae bacterium containing:
- a CDS encoding YqaJ viral recombinase family protein; this translates as MAYTNCDLILSVKEAEDHEKWLKTRDLGIGGSDAAVIMGLNSYKSPYELWIEKTGQAEPPDLSGNQFVYWGTKNEPAIAEWFQEETGKKVKRLGTLQNREYPFMLANVDRTVVGENAGLEIKTAGVSQYRKWKDDEIPDAYYCQCLHYMAVTGADYWYIAVLLGGNESKWKRIERNEEDIKTLIEAEKEFWDLVQTKTAPPVDGSLSCSQALAARYADSRDEEIMLPEEADTLIASINSDTEIMDKLKEQISLNQNRLKEMLGDAEAGRVGSFKVAWKTTHGRETCQLSKLKKAAPDMYQSLKDKGFISTGKASRRFSIKEVKEKEGENS